Proteins co-encoded in one Streptomyces sp. NBC_01283 genomic window:
- a CDS encoding RICIN domain-containing protein, which translates to MSASSAQSALSALSEGIYLLKNEESGLYAGVQGAKTAQSVPVVQQELNPQGTARHSQLWHLRPHASEEGAWTLQNVHSTLRMDIMTGRGRAGSPVQQCPAETRQDLLVSQLWRPVPVGDDRYTLVNVNSGHLLSVHGDSSEADAALEQAGKPDLGARTAQQWRFERVPSRGETTAFDALTATVVSSSGGVLGSVLGSLSGAAKQALDAGGGIFEAAAKAIPDSDTPYVRFEGFRGDEFIRFSKRRGIEAGPRKIADQFPHLPKPFSDGFDAVGPAAARSGHTYLGVKGYQAIEFSEKGHGPVHDTEHILDPDLLQAVGELCDITGFGAEGGRLVVFGRKDSFTTDPGRADRARGASHQQFLLTAAPDAFGFGPDAAATAVSGSTAHYFLTKGDEFVVVSEDKLIQGPAELTHAYPFLDGLWM; encoded by the coding sequence ATGTCCGCGTCGTCTGCGCAGTCTGCGCTGTCTGCCCTGTCCGAGGGGATCTACCTGCTCAAGAACGAGGAGAGCGGGCTGTACGCAGGAGTGCAAGGCGCCAAGACCGCACAGAGCGTCCCGGTCGTGCAGCAGGAGCTGAACCCGCAAGGAACCGCACGGCACAGCCAGTTGTGGCATCTGCGGCCCCATGCCTCCGAGGAGGGTGCCTGGACGCTGCAGAACGTGCACAGCACCCTGCGCATGGACATCATGACCGGCCGCGGCCGCGCGGGTTCGCCGGTGCAGCAGTGCCCGGCGGAGACCCGGCAGGATCTGCTGGTGTCCCAGCTGTGGCGCCCGGTGCCGGTCGGCGACGACCGGTACACGCTGGTCAACGTGAACAGCGGCCACCTGTTGTCCGTCCACGGCGACAGCAGCGAGGCGGACGCGGCCCTGGAGCAGGCGGGCAAGCCGGACCTGGGGGCCCGCACCGCGCAGCAGTGGCGCTTCGAGCGGGTGCCGAGCCGCGGCGAGACCACGGCGTTCGACGCGCTGACCGCCACCGTGGTCTCCTCCAGCGGCGGCGTCCTCGGCTCGGTGCTCGGCTCCCTGAGCGGCGCGGCCAAGCAGGCCCTCGACGCGGGTGGCGGGATCTTCGAAGCGGCGGCCAAGGCGATCCCGGACAGCGACACGCCCTACGTACGCTTCGAGGGCTTCCGCGGGGACGAGTTCATCCGCTTCTCCAAGCGGCGAGGCATCGAGGCAGGGCCACGGAAGATCGCCGACCAGTTCCCGCACCTGCCCAAGCCGTTCAGCGACGGCTTCGACGCCGTCGGCCCGGCCGCCGCACGCAGCGGTCACACCTACCTGGGCGTCAAGGGGTACCAGGCCATCGAGTTCTCCGAGAAGGGCCACGGACCCGTCCACGACACGGAGCACATCCTGGACCCCGATCTCCTGCAGGCGGTCGGCGAGCTGTGCGACATCACCGGCTTCGGCGCCGAGGGCGGCAGGCTCGTGGTCTTCGGCCGCAAGGACAGCTTCACCACGGATCCCGGGAGGGCCGACCGGGCGCGTGGCGCGTCCCACCAGCAGTTCCTGCTGACGGCGGCGCCCGATGCCTTCGGGTTCGGACCTGACGCGGCGGCCACGGCCGTCTCCGGCTCCACGGCGCACTACTTCCTCACCAAGGGCGACGAGTTCGTCGTCGTCTCCGAGGACAAACTCATCCAGGGCCCGGCCGAGCTGACCCACGCCTACCCGTTCCTGGACGGCCTCTGGATGTAG
- a CDS encoding LysR family transcriptional regulator, with protein MIEARRLHILRAVADHRTVTAAAAALYLTPSAVSQQLTALEQETGHRLVERGARGVRLTPAGEILLSHTNAVLAQLERAEAELAAYSSGAAGTVTVASFATGIALVVGPALARLSTAAPGIRVRVQDAEGDASLPMVLDRQVDVAVAVEYRGAPGADDPRLTRVPLYAEPFDAVLPETHRLADAERVPLAELAKDAWIGPFAGNPCHDVVILACEAAGFQPLLEHWSDDFRAVVALASAGAGVALVPRSALRGMDVSGVVIRPVEGVAPTRRVFAAVRCGAEEHPLIRPVLDALGEAAE; from the coding sequence ATGATCGAAGCGCGGCGGCTGCACATCCTCCGTGCGGTGGCCGACCACCGCACGGTCACGGCCGCTGCCGCCGCGCTGTACCTCACGCCCTCCGCGGTCTCCCAGCAGCTGACCGCGCTTGAGCAGGAGACCGGCCACCGCCTGGTCGAGCGGGGTGCCCGCGGGGTCCGGCTCACCCCGGCGGGCGAGATCCTGCTCTCCCACACGAACGCGGTCCTCGCCCAGCTCGAACGGGCCGAGGCGGAGCTCGCCGCGTACAGCTCGGGCGCGGCCGGGACGGTCACGGTGGCGTCCTTCGCCACGGGGATCGCCCTGGTGGTCGGGCCCGCCCTCGCGCGGCTCTCGACCGCCGCGCCCGGCATCCGCGTACGGGTCCAGGACGCGGAGGGCGACGCGAGCCTGCCGATGGTCCTCGACCGGCAGGTGGACGTCGCCGTGGCGGTGGAGTACCGGGGAGCCCCGGGCGCCGACGACCCGCGGCTGACGCGCGTCCCGCTGTACGCGGAGCCGTTCGACGCGGTACTCCCCGAGACGCATCGCCTCGCGGACGCGGAGCGCGTACCGCTCGCGGAGCTGGCCAAGGACGCGTGGATCGGCCCCTTCGCCGGTAACCCCTGCCATGACGTGGTGATACTCGCCTGCGAGGCGGCGGGCTTCCAGCCACTGCTCGAACACTGGTCGGACGACTTCCGGGCAGTGGTCGCCCTGGCCTCGGCGGGGGCGGGCGTGGCCCTGGTGCCCCGGTCCGCGCTGCGGGGCATGGACGTCTCGGGGGTGGTGATCCGCCCGGTGGAGGGCGTCGCTCCCACCCGCCGGGTCTTCGCGGCGGTGCGGTGCGGGGCGGAGGAGCATCCGCTGATCCGCCCGGTGCTCGACGCGCTGGGGGAAGCGGCCGAATAG
- a CDS encoding glycine C-acetyltransferase — protein sequence MFDSVRDDLRTTLDEIRAAGLHKPERVIGTPQSATVAVTAGGRAGEVLNFCANNYLGLADHPEVVAAAHEALDRWGYGMASVRFICGTQEVHKELEGRLSAFLGQEDTILYSSCFDANGGVFETLLGAEDAVISDALNHASIIDGIRLSKARRFRYANRDMADLEQQLKEASEGGARRKLIVTDGVFSMDGYLAPLREICDLADRYDAMVMVDDSHAVGFVGPGGRGTPELHGVMDRVDIITGTLGKALGGASGGYVAARAEIVALLRQRSRPYLFSNTLAPVIAAASLKVLDLLESAGDLRERLAANTALFRSRMTEEGFDILPGDHAIAPVMIGDASIAGRMAELLLERGVYVIGFSYPVVPQGAARIRVQLSAAHSTEDVDRAVDAFVAARAELDAAGA from the coding sequence ATGTTCGACTCCGTACGCGACGACCTGCGCACCACCCTCGACGAGATCCGCGCCGCCGGACTGCACAAGCCCGAGCGCGTCATCGGCACCCCGCAGTCCGCCACGGTCGCCGTCACCGCGGGAGGCCGGGCCGGCGAGGTCCTGAACTTCTGCGCGAACAACTACCTCGGCCTCGCCGACCACCCCGAGGTCGTCGCCGCCGCCCACGAGGCGCTGGACCGCTGGGGCTACGGCATGGCGTCCGTGCGCTTCATCTGCGGTACGCAGGAGGTGCACAAGGAGCTTGAGGGACGACTCTCCGCGTTCCTGGGCCAGGAGGACACGATCCTCTACTCGTCCTGCTTCGACGCCAACGGCGGAGTCTTCGAGACGCTGCTCGGCGCGGAGGACGCCGTCATCTCGGACGCCCTCAACCACGCCTCGATCATCGACGGCATCCGGCTGAGCAAGGCCCGCCGCTTCCGCTACGCCAACCGCGACATGGCGGACCTGGAGCAGCAGCTGAAGGAGGCCTCCGAGGGCGGCGCCCGCCGGAAGCTGATCGTCACCGACGGCGTCTTCTCCATGGACGGCTACCTCGCCCCGCTGCGGGAGATCTGCGACCTCGCCGACCGCTACGACGCGATGGTGATGGTCGACGACTCGCACGCCGTCGGCTTCGTGGGCCCCGGCGGCCGTGGCACGCCCGAGCTGCACGGCGTCATGGACCGCGTCGACATCATCACGGGCACCCTGGGCAAGGCCCTCGGCGGCGCATCCGGCGGCTACGTCGCCGCCCGCGCGGAGATCGTCGCGCTGCTCCGCCAGCGCTCGCGCCCCTACCTCTTCTCGAACACGCTTGCCCCGGTGATCGCGGCGGCCTCGCTGAAGGTCCTCGACCTCCTGGAGTCGGCGGGCGACCTGCGCGAGCGGCTCGCCGCGAACACGGCGCTCTTCCGCTCCCGGATGACCGAGGAGGGCTTCGACATCCTGCCGGGCGACCACGCGATCGCCCCGGTGATGATCGGCGACGCCTCGATCGCGGGACGGATGGCCGAGCTGCTCCTGGAGCGCGGCGTATACGTGATCGGCTTCTCGTACCCGGTGGTGCCGCAGGGCGCGGCCCGTATCCGCGTCCAGCTGTCGGCCGCCCACTCCACGGAGGACGTGGACCGTGCGGTGGACGCGTTCGTGGCGGCACGGGCGGAGCTGGACGCCGCAGGTGCCTGA
- the tdh gene encoding L-threonine 3-dehydrogenase: protein MKALVKEKAEPGLRLMDVPEPVIGHGDVLIKVLRTGICGTDLHIRAWDGWAQQAIQAPLVVGHEFVGEVVQTGRDVADIKIGDRVSGEGHLVCGKCRNCQAGRRHLCRATVGLGVGRDGAFAEYVALPAANVWVHRVPVDLDVAAIFDPFGNAVHTALSFPLVGEDVLITGAGPIGLMAAAVARHAGARNVVITDVSEERLELARKVGASLALNVAETSIADGQRELGLREGFDVGLEMSGNPVAMRDMLANMTHGGKIAMLGLPAEEFAVDWSRIVTSMITIKGIYGREMFETWYSMSVLLEGGLDLAPVITGRYGHRDFEAAFDDAASGRGGKVILDWTS from the coding sequence TTGAAGGCGCTGGTCAAGGAGAAGGCAGAGCCGGGACTCCGGCTGATGGACGTACCGGAGCCGGTCATCGGCCACGGGGACGTCCTGATCAAGGTGCTCCGCACCGGGATCTGCGGCACCGATCTGCACATCCGGGCCTGGGACGGCTGGGCGCAGCAGGCGATCCAGGCGCCGCTGGTCGTCGGGCACGAGTTCGTCGGCGAGGTCGTGCAGACCGGGCGTGACGTCGCCGACATCAAGATCGGCGACCGGGTCAGCGGCGAGGGCCACCTGGTCTGCGGCAAGTGCCGCAACTGCCAGGCCGGCCGCCGCCACCTGTGCCGCGCCACGGTCGGCCTCGGCGTCGGCAGGGACGGGGCGTTCGCCGAATACGTCGCGCTGCCCGCGGCCAACGTGTGGGTGCACCGCGTCCCCGTGGACCTCGACGTGGCCGCGATCTTCGACCCGTTCGGCAACGCGGTGCACACCGCGCTGTCCTTCCCGCTGGTCGGCGAGGACGTCCTGATCACCGGCGCGGGACCGATCGGCCTGATGGCCGCGGCCGTGGCCCGGCACGCGGGCGCCCGCAACGTCGTCATCACGGACGTCAGCGAGGAGCGCCTGGAGCTCGCCCGCAAGGTCGGCGCGAGCCTTGCGCTGAACGTCGCCGAGACCTCGATCGCGGACGGACAGCGCGAACTCGGCCTGCGCGAGGGCTTCGACGTCGGCCTGGAGATGTCCGGCAACCCCGTCGCGATGCGCGACATGCTCGCCAACATGACCCACGGCGGCAAGATCGCCATGCTGGGTCTGCCGGCCGAGGAGTTCGCCGTCGACTGGTCCCGGATCGTCACCTCCATGATCACGATCAAGGGCATCTACGGCCGCGAGATGTTCGAGACCTGGTACTCCATGTCCGTGCTGCTCGAAGGCGGCCTCGACCTCGCCCCCGTGATCACCGGGCGCTACGGCCACCGTGACTTCGAGGCGGCCTTCGACGACGCGGCGAGCGGCCGCGGCGGCAAGGTCATCCTCGACTGGACCTCCTGA
- a CDS encoding Gfo/Idh/MocA family protein gives MTDLRLGVLGYGLRGSLARTAHRPGAGSRVTALADHDATARTEAAEAFPGALISTDHRKVVEDPDVDAVVILTPDHTHAQLACEALREKKPVFVEKPLDIGIEACDEILRTAYETGTRLYVGHNMRHMPVIRLMRDIIRRGEIGEVKTVWVRHFVAYGGDWYFKDWHAERRNTTGLLLQKAAHDIDVLHWLADGYTRQVQALGDLMVYGDNPHRREPGEPKTDDWYTADGHWPPSAQRDLNPVIDVEDVSLVNMRLDNGVLASYQQCHFTPDYWRNYTVIGDAGRLENFGDGPGGVVKVWNARRSAYRADADAEYLVPDEQDEGGHGGSDPLLIDEFVRFVREGGRTDTSPVAARMAVAAGVRATQSLRDGGTPREVPVLDPELIAYFERGQTRA, from the coding sequence ATGACCGACCTCCGTCTCGGCGTACTCGGCTACGGCCTGCGCGGTTCGCTCGCCCGCACCGCACACCGGCCCGGCGCGGGCTCCCGCGTCACCGCGCTCGCCGACCATGACGCCACCGCCCGGACGGAGGCGGCCGAGGCCTTCCCCGGCGCCCTGATATCCACCGACCACCGCAAGGTCGTCGAGGACCCGGACGTCGACGCCGTCGTGATCCTCACCCCCGACCACACCCACGCACAGCTCGCCTGCGAGGCGCTGCGCGAGAAGAAGCCCGTCTTCGTGGAGAAGCCCCTCGACATCGGCATCGAGGCCTGCGACGAGATCCTGCGGACCGCGTACGAGACGGGAACGCGCCTCTACGTAGGCCACAACATGCGCCACATGCCCGTGATCAGGCTGATGCGCGACATCATCCGGCGCGGTGAGATCGGCGAGGTCAAGACGGTCTGGGTGCGCCACTTCGTCGCCTACGGAGGCGACTGGTACTTCAAGGACTGGCACGCCGAACGGCGGAACACCACCGGTCTGCTGCTCCAGAAGGCCGCCCACGACATCGACGTCCTGCACTGGCTCGCCGACGGCTACACCCGCCAGGTGCAGGCCCTCGGCGACCTCATGGTCTACGGCGACAATCCGCACCGCCGCGAGCCGGGCGAGCCCAAGACGGACGACTGGTACACCGCTGACGGCCACTGGCCGCCGAGCGCCCAGCGCGACCTCAACCCCGTCATCGACGTGGAGGACGTCTCCCTGGTCAACATGCGCCTCGACAACGGCGTCCTCGCCTCCTACCAGCAGTGCCACTTCACTCCTGACTACTGGCGCAACTACACCGTCATCGGGGACGCGGGCCGCCTGGAGAACTTCGGCGACGGCCCCGGGGGAGTGGTGAAGGTCTGGAACGCGCGGCGCTCGGCCTACCGCGCCGACGCCGACGCCGAATACCTGGTGCCCGACGAGCAGGACGAGGGCGGGCACGGCGGCTCCGACCCGCTGCTCATCGACGAGTTCGTACGTTTCGTGCGCGAGGGCGGGCGCACCGACACGTCGCCCGTCGCGGCCCGCATGGCGGTGGCGGCGGGCGTGCGCGCCACGCAGTCGCTCCGTGACGGGGGCACGCCGCGCGAGGTTCCCGTCCTGGATCCGGAGCTGATCGCGTACTTCGAGCGGGGCCAGACCCGGGCCTGA
- a CDS encoding right-handed parallel beta-helix repeat-containing protein: MAFAAVGAVIAPRSTAQAAPAAPATKVVHAAPHGSGKACTPARPCSPQAARDAARTIGGRDVRIELADGTYEMSEPLVLGAADSGRDGHTVTWNAAPGAHPVLSGGRALTGWDKSADGTWTADVPEGITPRQLFVDGERAQRARGAACAASTCDATKTGMTGATATGIAKWTRPTGAEAVIRVRWRDYHCRITGVEGDNLTFAQPCWTNSTSGTDRTGPAWDSTAVDSARYSGVAFFENARELLDRPGEFVWDAENRTVTYLPRKGEDMRRARVLTPATEHLMVIDGAHDLRVQGIGFAHAAYGQPSTDEGYAGTQAGLTLTGATGPVDHAGRHYTKPSAALTVRGGRHVTVTGAEFTHLGGAGVILEAGTKESSVTRSRFTDLSSGAVYVGDTEPKPDAELAGERNTVAYNTIRRTGVEYTDAVGVWAGYEAGLSIDHNTLDDLPYSGISVGWGWNQPEAQKSVLRDNRITDNRITNVMRVEHTQHDGGAIYTQGAQPGTVVSGNYINRSAYGNTERDGNGIYLDEQSSYIRVEGNVITRVGYKWVSNWADYGIQNHATGNWTDTDTPVLTGTGSTMEDNHTKLDRLPADALAVAARAGARPTPAEQLRPDLARTGTASQSSTDGAAPAANATDGDTSTDTRTLSEPGAWWQVDLGEARHVGQIEVWNNASMATADFDVRLARTADFSDATTTTVHVTGRALRPTLLDTDAEARYIRIKLTGTGRVALAHVLVHPART, from the coding sequence GTGGCCTTCGCCGCGGTCGGAGCCGTCATCGCCCCGCGGAGCACGGCCCAGGCAGCCCCCGCAGCCCCCGCCACCAAGGTCGTCCACGCCGCCCCGCACGGCTCGGGAAAGGCCTGCACTCCCGCCCGCCCCTGCTCCCCGCAGGCCGCGCGTGACGCCGCCCGCACCATCGGCGGACGCGACGTACGGATCGAACTCGCGGACGGCACCTACGAGATGAGCGAGCCGCTCGTACTGGGCGCGGCCGACTCCGGGCGCGACGGGCACACCGTCACCTGGAACGCCGCGCCAGGCGCCCACCCCGTCCTGTCCGGCGGCCGGGCGCTGACCGGCTGGGACAAGAGCGCCGACGGCACCTGGACGGCCGACGTCCCCGAAGGGATCACCCCGCGCCAGCTCTTCGTTGACGGCGAGCGGGCGCAGCGTGCGCGGGGCGCGGCCTGCGCAGCGAGCACCTGTGACGCGACGAAGACCGGCATGACGGGCGCCACGGCCACCGGCATCGCCAAGTGGACTCGGCCCACCGGCGCGGAGGCCGTCATCAGGGTCCGCTGGCGCGACTACCACTGCCGGATCACGGGCGTCGAAGGGGACAACCTCACCTTCGCGCAGCCTTGTTGGACCAACTCCACGAGTGGAACGGACCGCACGGGCCCCGCCTGGGACTCCACGGCCGTCGACTCGGCGCGCTACTCCGGAGTCGCCTTCTTCGAGAACGCCCGCGAACTCCTGGACCGGCCGGGCGAGTTCGTCTGGGACGCCGAGAACCGCACCGTCACCTACCTCCCGCGCAAGGGCGAGGACATGCGCCGCGCGCGCGTGCTCACCCCGGCAACCGAGCACCTCATGGTCATCGACGGCGCCCACGACCTGCGCGTGCAGGGCATCGGCTTCGCCCACGCGGCGTACGGTCAGCCCTCCACCGACGAGGGCTACGCGGGCACCCAGGCCGGACTCACCCTCACCGGAGCGACCGGCCCGGTCGATCACGCGGGACGCCACTACACCAAGCCGAGCGCGGCACTCACGGTCCGCGGCGGTCGCCATGTGACGGTCACCGGGGCCGAGTTCACGCATCTGGGCGGCGCCGGAGTCATCCTGGAGGCGGGCACCAAGGAATCGTCCGTCACCCGCTCCCGCTTCACGGACCTGTCGTCCGGCGCCGTCTACGTCGGCGACACCGAGCCGAAGCCCGACGCGGAACTGGCGGGTGAGCGGAACACCGTCGCGTACAACACGATCCGCCGCACCGGCGTGGAGTACACCGACGCGGTGGGCGTCTGGGCCGGCTACGAAGCCGGGCTGAGCATTGATCACAACACCCTCGACGACCTGCCCTACTCGGGGATCTCCGTCGGCTGGGGCTGGAACCAGCCCGAGGCCCAGAAGTCCGTCCTCCGCGACAACCGGATCACGGACAACCGCATCACGAACGTGATGCGCGTCGAGCACACCCAGCACGACGGCGGCGCGATCTACACCCAGGGCGCCCAGCCCGGCACGGTCGTCTCCGGCAACTACATCAACCGCTCCGCGTACGGGAACACCGAGCGCGACGGCAACGGCATCTACCTCGACGAGCAGTCCTCGTACATCCGCGTCGAAGGAAACGTCATCACCCGCGTCGGCTACAAGTGGGTCTCCAACTGGGCCGATTACGGCATCCAGAACCACGCCACCGGCAACTGGACCGACACCGACACGCCGGTCCTCACCGGCACCGGGTCGACGATGGAGGACAACCACACCAAGCTCGACCGGCTGCCCGCCGACGCACTCGCCGTGGCGGCCCGCGCGGGTGCGCGCCCGACGCCGGCCGAGCAGCTGCGCCCCGACCTCGCCCGCACCGGCACCGCGTCCCAGTCCTCCACCGACGGCGCGGCCCCGGCGGCGAACGCCACCGACGGGGACACCTCCACCGACACCCGCACCCTGTCCGAACCGGGCGCCTGGTGGCAGGTCGACCTGGGCGAGGCGCGGCACGTGGGACAGATCGAGGTCTGGAACAACGCCTCCATGGCCACGGCCGATTTCGACGTGCGGCTGGCGAGGACCGCGGACTTCTCCGACGCCACGACCACGACCGTGCACGTCACCGGACGGGCGCTTCGGCCCACACTCCTCGACACGGACGCGGAAGCCAGATACATAAGGATCAAGCTCACCGGCACAGGACGCGTGGCGCTCGCGCACGTGCTCGTGCATCCTGCACGTACATAG
- a CDS encoding M1 family metallopeptidase, which translates to MAENRTRTARARSTRTVRAATATAAAAATLALALPAHAAPFDPAPGSDGVGDPLFPTLGNGGYDVRHYDLSFDSTPVTYDFTGTMRIKARATQDLSSFNLDVDSLAIDAVKVNGKKAAWAIGPGQTGQELTVTPVGGLRDKRAFDVELTYHGNGKTKPIGQPGWRHMSDGGFASAAQASRADTFAPVNDHPSDKATWSFHLTAPDGWTPAANGNLTGTRDGDAGKKTWDFVLKSPMAPELLGISVNKQTYLYGRGPHGVKLRHLVPEDQQAKYKPIAEETGGQLAWLEKTLGVRYPFDTYGVQIVRDGYSDALENQTLSLFGPSWFDRPTYSTTMVHELTHQWFGDSVTPATWQDAWMNEGPAVYYAAMWADQKGFQPIEEKMKTAYAELDAVRKTDGPPGKPTGLGGFNIYDGAAVSLYALNQQIGHAKFDAVMKSWLTEHRHGNASTQDFVDNAVEVTGDDSVGTFLNHWLFDLDNPPMPGHPDWGVAK; encoded by the coding sequence ATGGCTGAGAACAGGACACGAACCGCACGTGCCCGCAGTACTCGCACCGTCCGTGCCGCGACGGCGACCGCAGCCGCGGCCGCCACCCTCGCGCTCGCCCTCCCCGCCCACGCGGCGCCCTTCGACCCGGCCCCGGGCTCGGACGGCGTCGGCGACCCGCTCTTCCCCACGCTCGGCAACGGCGGCTACGACGTCCGCCATTACGATCTCTCCTTCGACTCCACGCCGGTGACGTACGACTTCACCGGCACCATGAGGATCAAGGCGAGGGCGACCCAGGACCTGTCGTCCTTCAACCTCGACGTCGACTCCCTCGCCATCGACGCCGTCAAGGTCAACGGCAAGAAGGCCGCGTGGGCGATCGGCCCCGGCCAGACCGGCCAGGAGCTCACCGTCACCCCGGTGGGCGGCCTGCGCGACAAGCGCGCCTTCGACGTCGAACTGACCTACCACGGCAACGGAAAGACCAAGCCGATCGGTCAGCCGGGCTGGCGTCACATGTCCGACGGCGGCTTCGCCTCCGCCGCCCAGGCCTCCCGCGCGGACACCTTCGCGCCGGTCAATGACCACCCGTCGGACAAGGCCACCTGGTCCTTCCACCTCACCGCCCCCGACGGCTGGACGCCCGCCGCCAACGGCAACCTCACCGGCACCCGAGACGGCGACGCGGGCAAGAAGACCTGGGACTTCGTCCTCAAGTCACCGATGGCGCCCGAGCTGTTGGGGATCTCCGTCAACAAGCAGACCTACCTCTACGGGCGCGGCCCGCACGGAGTGAAGCTGCGCCACCTCGTCCCCGAGGACCAGCAGGCGAAGTACAAGCCCATCGCCGAGGAGACCGGCGGGCAGCTCGCATGGCTGGAGAAGACCCTCGGCGTGCGCTACCCGTTCGACACGTACGGGGTGCAGATCGTGCGGGACGGCTACAGCGACGCCCTGGAGAACCAGACCCTCTCGCTCTTCGGTCCTTCGTGGTTCGACCGGCCCACCTACTCGACCACCATGGTCCACGAGCTCACCCACCAGTGGTTCGGCGACTCCGTCACCCCCGCGACCTGGCAGGACGCCTGGATGAACGAAGGGCCCGCCGTCTACTACGCGGCCATGTGGGCGGACCAGAAGGGCTTCCAGCCCATCGAGGAGAAGATGAAGACCGCGTACGCCGAGCTCGACGCGGTCCGCAAGACCGACGGACCGCCCGGGAAGCCCACCGGGCTCGGCGGCTTCAACATCTACGACGGCGCGGCGGTCTCCCTCTACGCCCTCAACCAGCAGATAGGGCATGCGAAGTTCGACGCCGTCATGAAGTCGTGGCTCACCGAACACCGGCACGGCAACGCCTCCACCCAGGACTTCGTCGACAACGCCGTCGAGGTCACCGGCGACGACTCGGTCGGCACCTTCCTGAACCACTGGCTGTTCGACCTCGACAACCCGCCCATGCCGGGGCACCCGGACTGGGGCGTCGCGAAGTGA